The Gammaproteobacteria bacterium sequence CTCTGAGGCCGAAGGATGATGATACATCATCTTGGGCTCGGATCATTCGATCCGCTCTCCATCTGGCGGAACATATGCACGAAGCCCCCGTTCTGCTGTTGGTATGTGGAAAACGTGACTGGCCGTTTGCCGTGCCTGAGGAAAAGCGTGAAGGGAAAGCTCCCCCATCGTATGGCTCGATCTATCCCTGCGTACAAAATATTCTGCTTGCTTGTCGTGCGCTCGGTCTCGGCGCCAGCCTAACGACTATGCATCAAATGTTTGAAGACGAATTGCAGCAGCGGCTGGGTATTCCGTCTGAATTTGGCGTAGTTGCGACCATCCCAATCGGCTTCCCCACGGGAAAGTTCGGTCCGGTTAAACGCCGCCCTGTCACTGAGGTCACCCACTTCGATAGATGGGGCCAGCACGAGCCGACTCCGTAGAGAGCACTGATCTTAACAGCCCCGTCGTAAGGATACGGTCTGCCGTGCCCTTACCTTTTTGTGGAAGGAATCCCACAATGAAACACGCCATGTTTCTCGCCACCGGGCCGCACGACGAAATGGTCGCGTGGGCAAA is a genomic window containing:
- a CDS encoding nitroreductase family protein, whose translation is MAEELGVFETMHSMRAMRRLKTDPVPIEMIRKILDAGIRAPSGQNLQAWAFVVLQEAATKKFFQERYYQAMLDRFGEALRPKDDDTSSWARIIRSALHLAEHMHEAPVLLLVCGKRDWPFAVPEEKREGKAPPSYGSIYPCVQNILLACRALGLGASLTTMHQMFEDELQQRLGIPSEFGVVATIPIGFPTGKFGPVKRRPVTEVTHFDRWGQHEPTP